GTATTTCAATGAAGCCCCGTGAACTCCCTCAAAAAGCAGTGTAGCAAACTCGATTAAAACGGGATTTGGTCTAATTTATGAAAACACACTGCCACACAAATACCTGAACTTCAGAGGGGTCTTTCCCTTCCTGCGATCCTTTACAAACGATTCAACATGCAACATTTTTAATTGCCAtgggttgcttttttaaaagccattggAAAGCTAAGATTTGATCATGCACTGAGATCCTGTTGTCTTCAGGAGGGGTTGGCATAAAGCAATCTGCCCACATGGATCTTAGTGCAGGGTAAGGGCTTAAATGGCCAAAGCAACCTCTGAAATCCAATATGAAGTTTTTTCTATCTGAGCTTTGCACGTGCAAAAGCTTGGAGCTGGATGCCGGGCTGCATTTATACACACAACACTGGGATTTAGATCTAGATGCTGTCTGATTTCAAAACTGAGCTTTTGCACATGCAAACAAGAAATAAaggctgtaaaaaacaaacactgcactcaaacaaaaacaaatgttaaatgtCGCAGCCATTGTTTCAGATATTGGGGTGAGGCTCccttgcaaaaaacaaacaaacaaaaacccccaaaaacTTTTGGGCCAAATTTAATATCCCTAATAGCATTTCTATTATATAACATCCCTAATAGCTATATACTTGATTTCATATGCTCCAGTTAAAACATTGTTTCCCATGTAGCCACCCTTCTGAAGCATGATCCTAAAAAAGAAAGTataattactgatttttttcctaaattGTGGGCTCCCAAAGACTTGATATTATAGGGTTGCTCAGGAGTGCCCACGGGCTGGTACAGGTTATTTTTAAGAATAAAAGAATTAAAGTGCAGTTCAGCTCTATAAAATGACaatcaaaaatggcattttggggGTTCCACAGTTATTTTCACTGTGTTCATAGCAAATCAGATCAGTTTACaagtgaaaagatttttttctcacaGTCAGGCTGGCAAGCagagcctgggatctgaaagtcaagctgggctctttctgGGTTTCGAGCTGTTATATCAAATCCTGCCCTCAGCAGTGCTTGTGCAATCACTCTGTCCTCAAACTGTGGCCTGAGTTATACCTGTGCAACTCTCTGTCTTCAGTGAAATTGTGCAGGTAAAACTGAGGACATAAGGACAGAGGAGTTGCCTTGATAGGCATGCAATTGGAACTGACCCTTCTGTTGACGAAGAGGACAGAACAGAATCCAGCAGCTGTGGCAGTTCCACAGAGATGACAGCAATAGAGGAGTAAAAAAATTTTTAGTCACTAAGAGCAAGTTTCTCATCCCCTTATtcacagtgatgagcaccatattCCAAAAGTGGCCCTGTGGAGGTCAATGGGGCTCCTTTTGGAGTCAGGACCTATTGTACTTCAGAGTCTCACCTGAAAGAAGCAGATATGTCTCTGAACACACAGAAAGAGCAGGGCCATTTTTACACCGTCACTTTTCAGAGTGGCGTCTACGCAGATacaaggggaggaaagggggctaATAACTTAGATGGCTTCCCTGTAAATCCTTTTTACCTAAATATTCTCCAGACCATTTGCCTTAATATATCAATTTTGCTTTTTGTAGGTTCCTGTCTAATTACATACTGGAAACATGGTTCCTGGTTAGGAGCAATAAATTGTCCTCTCTGCAGACAAAAAGTAAGAGTAATTTCTATTCTATACATCTGCTTTTTGACAGTTAGTGAATTAAGAGAAGAGATACCAAGGGTAATATTTGTACAGCCTCTTATTTTCTAGCATCTCAAAACCCATTTAGGCTGGAATGGCACTACAGTCATTTGCCGCTATCGTCTGAAGCCTGTCATATCAGGGAATgctgtaaaatattaaatgtgcCTCCAGTGCTTCCCCCCCTCATAGTTGTTGAATCTCTGGcataaatatttcataaaacCAAGACAGAACTTCTTATCCTCATCTGACCCTTGCCAGAGGCTGCACATTATATTGAGAGAACATACACTCCTTTCAGAAGGAGAGGGTTTGCATGTAGGAAATGGACCCACTGACCTGAAACTTGGAGCCAGGCAAAGGTCATTGTGACAGAAATATTGACAGGCATAATAAATTGCAGAAGAGTATTTTTCTTAATGCTGCAAGACCTGCATCGTTTTACATTCAGCTGTATAGTTCTAACGCTCATTTTTGTTTTCCATGGGAAGGTGATTCTTCTGTGTAATGCCTCTTGTGAAAATCAACAAGATAAGCCAAGCAAGCGGATTGTACGCGACATCAGAGATTACAATAAGCGATTCTCTGGACAACCTCGACCTGTAAGTGCAGATATTTCTACATCCGCTTAATTAGCCCTATCCCAAGCTGCAGTGGGTTGAAAGAGACTGAACAGTGTAAGCTAATTGGTCAGTATGGGAGTTCCATCTTTGGGTGTTCACATTGTTTGTAGCTTTGTAAGGAAGTCGTGCCAGTTACAGCAAGGCTCAACATTCCTATTAGCCGGGTGCCCTGCGGCAGGTTCTTTTGACCAGGGTGCTTAGGTCCCGGCTCAGTCAttctggaagggaggggaaaacaaatgGGGAGATTAGGCAAGGGAGAGAAAACTgaactagagatgggccaaacTGGAGTATGTGGCTCAGTTTTGAACCTCAGGATCTTAGCCTGCCTCTAAGGATTTGCTTCTAAGTCAGCAGGCCTGGAGGCTCAACGGGCAAAGGGACAGCTGTGTAAGATGAAGGCTAGATGTACATGTGCTCTGTAAGTCATGCTGATTCCTTGCTAGACAACATATATTGCCTGCCCTAGGCAGCCCTTCCTTGCCTTCTGGTGGAGGGCCTGCTAAGGGCTACGGATCTTACTTTAGCCTCTGGACTGGAGGTTATTTCTTCAGGTTAATAGTTTTCCTTACTTCATTAAACCATTACAATGGCCAAGGGAAAATCCAGATATAATATTTCCTCTTGTATATTTACTCCAGGCATGGATCAGTACGTAGTTTATCAATTTAATATACTAACAGGGCAACGGAGTGTAGCAGGGGCTAGCAATTGCCTGTATCGTATGGAAAAACTAGTTAGCTTAAAGGGACACTGGGTATCTTGGTATCatagtactagggtgaccagatagcaactgtggaaaaaatgggacagagggttgagggctataggcacctatataagaaaaagtcacaaaaaatgggactgtccctttaaaaatgggacaccCTACATAGTACCTGCTATTGCCAATAGGGGCTCAGTCCTACAGTCCCTCTTTATATTTACCTCCCCATGCCtagagtttgcctgagtaaagactgctggactgggctgccaaggccagattttcaaaagagcatacAGTCTCACGTTGAAGCCCTCCACGCCCACACCCGAGATGACCTTTTCAAAAGAGATCAGCAGTCAATACAACAattatggtgggattttcaaagggcacAACACCACGTATAAGGCGTTGTTTTGAAAGTCTAGTCTTTTATTTTGGTATCTgagtgggagctgagctcttctgaaaaaatCTGTCTCTGAATTTTAGAAAATAAGTGAATAGTGTAGCTGGACTTGGACATTAGAGGTAAATCTTGTGATTAAGAAATTTTAGACTAAAAACATTGATTAGAAGCTTATCTGGTAACCAAAAAAGCTCCATGAATTAGAGTTAGAGAAAATAATATCACTTCATAACCTAATGCAACTGAATATTTAGTTTGCAGATTACCTTTATGACCTGCCGCTACTCCTAAATCTTGCCTTAAGAGGAATCTTCACGCTGGGCGGTCTCGTATGGATCTTCTTCCTAAGAATTGTTGTTTGCTCCTTTGGGAccatcatgtgcttaacttcccGATTTGACGTGATGCATGAATCTCTTTGTGGAATCCTCGCAGCAGTCGATGACCTAGTTGTCGTTTTCCTCCTTTTAATTTGCATGTTTAACATTTGCCAGCAAATGGAATCAGAAGGTATAAATATGGCAAGTTCTACAACTCAGACCATGCTGTCGGAATCCTGATAGACTCAAACTTCTACTTCTTCGTGAGCCTTCATCAGCTTGTGTCAGGCTTCTCCATGACTCTGGGGGCAGCATGCGATGGACTGATTTTTGAAGAACATTCTAACGTTGACCTATAGTGGAGCGAGACTCAATACACTTGCCATGGCCAAGTGATTAATTTGTGCAAATGCTCACAAGCCTAGGTTATTCATACAGCGATGTATTTACTAGATTTCTGCAAGGTGAAGCAGCCTTTTATGTGACTTCCCTTAACATACAAGACCTGAAATGACATTGTCTGGGAGCTATGTGTAACCCCCACACttgctgggtgtggtgctctgtcccatgcagtggcaccaagaccacttagagagagactaATGAGTCTGCGCTACatccttagctaagagccatatggcttttaactcatgcactagaggctcatgcactaagcttctgaggtttgatcccgcccaccagcgaccggggtctgttggcgttacataTGCACAAAGCCTAAAATTGCAAAGCCAGTCACTTTATACCTGAACATTTTTCAGGAAACCACTTTACATCTAACTAGTTTCATCTCAGTTCTGGTTTACTAAATTTAATTTCGAGACCCTAGATAGTCTTATTACTGTAGAACTTTCTAAGACGCTACGAGTGTGGCATGGGAATAAAATGTCAACTACATGGTTCCTCTAAGAGGTTGTCTGTAGGTGCTTTGTGCCACCAAAGTTTATTACGATACGCTCATCCATCAGGCTACAAACTTTCCCAGGTATCTGTTTAACTATTGTAATCTTGATGTTAAAACAGACAATATGAATATGTTCATAATATTAGCTTGagttaaaatacaaaatgaaataaaagtacTCTAGGGAGAGTGAAATAAAAAGGGATTGAAAGGATTATGCAAGGAATCTGAACAAATCTTTATCCAACTCTCAAATATATGAACACAAGGTACATTTTTTAGCAGCTTCCTTAAGCTCTGTGCATCTGAGTTTTAACAAAGTCAGCATTGTTATTTGTTTCCTGTAAACGTTGTATGCTCCCTGTAGTTTCCTTGTAAGTTCCTGTACTAGTTCAGCAAAAAACATTAAGGCCAAATTTATGATGATGATATAAATAGTAGGAAGCCCATGACagtcttgttgttttttttggcaaGTAGTTAAAATTATTGGGATACTGCAAGAAAACACTGCATTCTGTACATAGATAATTTGTGATGTGTATTGAAAATAACAGAACTACTCTTCACATGttacgtgtgtgtatatataaatatatgaataTTTATTGTTTACAATATATTGGTCTCTAACAGTcatgtttgtgggattttttttgggTGACATTTTCAATTGATATAACTTTTATCATCCTCCTTAAAGTTCATGCTATACTATACCAATATTGAACCCCACTTTTCCCTGTTATTTACTGTGctatgtccctcccccccccccacgttatACCCTTCAACTGTCATTGGTTTTAATTATGAACTCAGAAAGCATAGAGAACTCTTTCCTCATACTAGGTACTACGGAGAGGGCAGCAACTGCTCTTCCATGAGTTGCAAGGCAGGAAATatattgtgtcttttttttttttttttttttttttaagaaaagttgCCAGATGTTTTTGAGCACTGACTACTAACATTGATTTAGTTTCAGAAACTGGCAGTTATTTTTAAGGTACCCTGAGTATAATTTTGTCGTCAGGTGACTCCTGTTTGCACTTAACTTGGAGTTGCAGTCTATGCTATTACTAAAGAATGGAATTTCTATTAAGCCAAGTGCATAAAGTTGGGGTCACATTTCATATAAATGTACTATAATTATTGCTGTTGTATAGTAAGGGCTCAGTGTGAGAGTGGCCGAAGAATAGGCTGGGAGTTTCGGAGTTAAAAATGTTGTCATTGGTGATCTAGAATAGAGTCACAATTAGTTTGCATGGTCGGTTGTGTGCTTTTTAAGGCTGCTAAgatacctctctctctctaactccaCCTTTGTTCCCCTTTCATGGTGAATGCTGTCGCCTTTGCTTTTTAAACAGGGTTAAAACCCTAACTTGCCAGGCAATAACAATACACAAATCATGGATAAGTAACAGAATGTTTCTCCTGTGAGACTTAGTGAAGTCATTGGGGGTGCTCAGattcttgcaggattgggccctcataTCTTACAAGGGAGCCCTGTTTCTCTTTGGTTTGCAATACACAGCATGGGAAGTCTTTTGTGCAGGCACAAACGCAGGACAGGGAGAAGCCAACCTGTGCCTCTCCTGCACTTATATATTGGGGCTCCATGCTCAACACTCTCAGTTTCATGTCTCCTGCGTCACCAGACACAGACCCTGTCTATGATGTGAGGATGGGACCACCTTCATCTGGACAGCTTCACTGGTGGCTATatgagaagcagccagcaggatgTTTTATTAGCAACTGTGAGTCACGGAAAGGCACCTGCATGATaaacatgcttaaaaaaaataattgcatcgGCACAATCTGATCTTTAAATCTGAATGGCTGGCTGTTTTTCCATCTTCAAAATAACTGGTGCACATTAAGGACTAATCACTTGCCATAGACAAAATGGATTGAGTTATCTGACAGCCAAATGTCTGACACTGCAAGGAGGGGGAAAGCacccaaataaaaaacaatgcCCATCACACTTTTCCCCCTGAAATTACTTTTGAAATTTGCAGTGtgtcagaggaaaaaaaaacaaaacacaaattccAGGTCACAAGCATGTTTCAAAAATATCAGCACCCAGACAGAAATGCTATCATCAAATTTTACCCTCCGGACAGTAGGAGTTTGACCATGAAAATTCAATGTCAATCTTAACTGTATCAGGTGAGTGGTGCTAGAATTAAACGGAGCAGTAGACCTGCTTTGCTAGTCATCTTATGAAACCGTACAGCAGAATCCATGTTAAAAATGCAACAGCCTTTCTATCCTAGCCACTAGTGGTTTGCTTTGGTGAGCTAATTAACTGATTTCTTCTGCTTTTCCAGCTCATGGTCATTACCTTATTGTTGGCCTTGGTTgcatgtctgtttttttttaactggagtcAGTGTTCAGCTatagtagtggttctcaaacaggggtctggggcaggtttcagggggtccgccgaGCATGGCCGACATTAGACTCGCtaggccccagggcagaaagccaaagccccaccacacaggattgcagcccagggccccagacCCCATCACCTGGGGCTGAAACCAAAGATTGAACAACTTAGCTTCACAGTACcccttgtagtgtgaggccctggacaattgtcctgcttgctaccctctaaCGCCGgttctggcttttatatgcagaaaatacattgttgtggagtttttatagcatgttcgggggctcagaaagaaataggttgagaaccccaCTCTATAGTTCTGTGGCGTGCAGTGGCTTGAAAGATTACTCAGTGCAGCAGCATGTAGTGAAAGTACtagagttttaaattaaaattagaacaattttgttttaaattgaatgACACAATGAGACAAAATTCCTATGAACTTTTAATTGGAAACCTCTGGAAATTCTGTGATCCCTGTAGTTCCCAGACTATATGACTGTTGATTATACGCCTTGCATGATGGCTTTATACTCTCTCTGATGTTCAACAAGTTTCAAAAACACTTCATACTTCTTGTCATAAaatctgtgtaaaaaaaaaaaaaaaattaaacaaatttcaaGTTCTGAGGCGGTTTAAATATCCCACAATATGCATGTTTACTCTAGCCAGGGAAGCACCAGAAGTGGTTTTGACTCAGTTATAAACGACAAGTTTTATTGGCAGTAGAGAGTCCTGTGTTTTGCCAGAGCTGAGTTTTTACCCAGACAAGTGATTTCAAGTTATAATTATACCTTTCGGTTATCCAAAGCCTAGCTTTGATTTTCAGACACCCTCTCCTATGGCAGaattctctgctgctgtaaatGAAGGCgagtccattgactttaatggcacaTTGCCCCTTTACACCAACCAACAGAGACAGCTTAGCCCCAAGGGCCTAATCCTTTTCAAACATGACTAATACCTCCCCTACATTtcgtcaaccccccccccccccgttctctgTGCTGTCTCATGCTAAGAGATACTGGCTACTCCTTGTTCCCCTGCTGCCAATGAAGATGAGAGAATCAAGATTTTCACCCTACAAGCCTGGGGAAAACTAAAGCAGCAGCTGCATCACATACAATAATTTATAGTTTCCCTCTAGCTGAAAAATGTTTTGCTCTCTCTGACTGACCTTAACATTTTGATTTGTGCTGCATTTTACCATCAACCTCTTCAGTTTCCCTCAGCATCAGAGGGACAAACACTTATTTCACTTTCTAAGCTGTATGAAAAATCAAACTGGATAGTACATGGACCTGAGTATCTGCAAAGCAGGACAgtctattaatttatttgtagATCTTCTAATAGGCCTGCAGGTGGCGCTCACACACTTCTACTGCACATTCATCGCCTGCTCTACAGAACTGCTGTCTAGGTTAAGGTTACCGCTACCACAGTTCAGATTTAACCAGAACACATTGATAAGGTTTAGGCATTTTAACTCAGTGGAATAGCTCAGTGCCttgatgctatggtgatggatgCCTTTGAAATACACAGCTGGAATGGAGCTATTCCAGTATAACATATAAAGCACCATAATGCAGGTCCTTAACTAATTCAGCACCTCCAAAATGTGAGTGTCCTTTTCTTTCACCTGAAGACAGTTGTAGTCTATGGAGATTATACcgctattttttttaaccatggctaaaattttcaaaagcacctcagtgacttaggagcctacatcaCTTCTGCAAATGGGGCCTAGGCTCCTGAATCattttggcacttttgaaaattttaccccatgcCTTTTTACGCTTCGTTTGTGACATTTCCCTGCTAACATACAACGTAAATAGGGACACAGATGTTATTGCACTCAAACAGGGCTAGAGGCAGACAGGCATATACTTTGGTTGAAGTGATTTCTTCACTCTCATCAATGGatacttaaaaatcaagattaCCTTTTATCCCTGTGGTTTGGTTGCACGATTTTCCCGATTTTTCCCATTCTCTCCATGGCCTCCTGTTAAAAGATAAATACAAGCTGGAAATGcctactttaatttaaaatactttttgacAAGAACAAAGTGTTTCAAAAAACCAATCAGAACATTACTAATGTATTTTGTTTCAGGTTAACTGGCCAGATGTCTTAAAATATGTTCAATCCCATTATATAGCAGTCATGCAAACAACGTACAATACTATAGACTCTTCaatg
This DNA window, taken from Trachemys scripta elegans isolate TJP31775 chromosome 8, CAS_Tse_1.0, whole genome shotgun sequence, encodes the following:
- the LOC117882217 gene encoding E3 ubiquitin-protein ligase RNF170-like isoform X2, whose translation is MLSHTLCRSSEPRFANLSQQKMSHLEKDYKHLSPRNPIEALRHWQPPYHSDLSCPICLQTATFPVETNCGHLFCGSCLITYWKHGSWLGAINCPLCRQKVILLCNASCENQQDKPSKRIVRDIRDYNKRFSGQPRPFADYLYDLPLLLNLALRGIFTLGGLVWIFFLRIVVCSFGTIMCLTSRFDVMHESLCGILAAVDDLVVVFLLLICMFNICQQMESEGINMASSTTQTMLSES
- the LOC117882217 gene encoding E3 ubiquitin-protein ligase RNF170-like isoform X1 encodes the protein MQIFRTKMPELYGAPLKSRDLLGAEVCPGRTTCRLRIKKIDTLILLWFANLSQQKMSHLEKDYKHLSPRNPIEALRHWQPPYHSDLSCPICLQTATFPVETNCGHLFCGSCLITYWKHGSWLGAINCPLCRQKVILLCNASCENQQDKPSKRIVRDIRDYNKRFSGQPRPFADYLYDLPLLLNLALRGIFTLGGLVWIFFLRIVVCSFGTIMCLTSRFDVMHESLCGILAAVDDLVVVFLLLICMFNICQQMESEGINMASSTTQTMLSES
- the LOC117882217 gene encoding E3 ubiquitin-protein ligase RNF170-like isoform X3, which translates into the protein MSHLEKDYKHLSPRNPIEALRHWQPPYHSDLSCPICLQTATFPVETNCGHLFCGSCLITYWKHGSWLGAINCPLCRQKVILLCNASCENQQDKPSKRIVRDIRDYNKRFSGQPRPFADYLYDLPLLLNLALRGIFTLGGLVWIFFLRIVVCSFGTIMCLTSRFDVMHESLCGILAAVDDLVVVFLLLICMFNICQQMESEGINMASSTTQTMLSES